The DNA segment gatagctgttgttgtacgcgaattcaatcaatggcaaatgatattatcaagctggaccaaaatccatagtacaAGCTATCAACATATCCTTAAGCGTATGCGTTCCGTCTGCCCGTCTATCTCCGGATAATATGCGGTATCAAAATGAGTGTAGTTCCCAGAGCATGCTGAAAACTCCCCTAgaatctggaagtaaatctagggtctctatCGTTGACAATACTCACTGGTACGCCATTGAATCGTACAATATCATGAATGTACAAACGAGCCATCCGATCAACAGTGAAATCTCGGTTACAAGGAAGGAAATGTggtgacttggtgagtcgatctaCCGCAACCCAGATAGCTTCACAGTTCCATAAGGACAtcagcaaatgggtcacaaaatctatcgtgataaactctcatttccactctGGAATCGATAAGCTATGCAGTAATCCTCTAGGTCATCGATGTTCAGCCTTAACCTGCTGACATACCAAGAACTTGGACACATACTGATGCCCACTCTGCttattcctttccaccaaaatcgagtccGCAAGttcttgtacatcttgttgctctcCGGATGAATAATCAACTTGGTATGTTGCGCTTGAGATAAAAGCTCCTCCCTCATAGTATCATCCTCCGGTACAACAATACGAACAAATAAACACAAAAACCCATCTGACTGGTAGTGAAATCCATATGTACTATCCCTATTGGCCATTCGAGCCAaccactgaatcttcagatcttacatctgagcatctcgaatctgagaatacaaggctggctcagatagaattgCAAACATCTGAATTCTCTTAATACCCTTATTGTGCTTAAAAGTATATCCTAAGAACAACAATCCTGAATCACACTAGAGATAAGATAAGTTTGAAGTGCAGACACTTGCacttacgactcaaagcatccgTATTCAAGTTTGCAgcacctggatgatattttattttgctTCATAATATTTCAGCAAACCCATAtaatgtctctgcctcatgttcaactctgcctgagtaaacaaatattttagacTTTTGTGATAAgtgaagatttcaaacttctcgccataaATATAGTGGTTCCAAATCTTCAGTGCAAAGATAATAACTGCTAGCTCAAGATCATGTACCGGATAATTGTCATCGTGAACCTttaactgtctagaagcgtacgcATTCACGTGTCCATTTTGAGTCAGAACACAATCCAAACCATGCAAATAAGCATAAGTATACACGACGTAGCCTCCAGAACTagatggtaatgccaacactggtgcATAAGTCAACCATCAATGAAGTTCACAAAAATTCTCTTCACTCTCATAAGACCACTCAAAAGTCACACCTTTTCGAGCAAGCTGTGTCAGGGGTCGAGCTAGTTACAAGAAATTCGTGATGAAGCAACGATAATAACCTGtcagacccagaaaactacgaatcttGACAACTGACGTCGGACTCTGCCAGTTCAACACAACCTCAATATTGCTTGGGTCAACTGAAACTCCCTGACTGGATATGACATGGCCAAGAAACACCACACGATctatccaaaactcacacttacacATTTTCGCGTAGAGCTGCCTTTCCCAAAGATTCTGCAAGACAAGTCTCAGATGATATGCATTCTCATACACAATATGTGAGTATaccagaatatcatcgataaataccACCACGAAATTGTCTAAGTACTCattgaaaacacggttcatcaaatccatgaatacaaCCAGCGCGttagtcaatccaaacggcatcaccaagaactcttAATGTCCGTATCTTGTCCGACAcgcagtcttggctatatctTGATCTCTCACTCGCATATGATGATAAtctgatctcaaatcaatcttggagtatACTGAAGTAACCTGAAACTGATCGAATAAGTTATAAACATGAGACAAATAATACTTTATTCTTGATGGTCACGCGGTTCAATCGACGCAATCGATACACagtcgcatagacccatccttcttctttacaaaaagaacaggatcTCTCCACGGAGATACACTAGGCAAATGTATCCCTTATCCAAGAGATCCTACAAATGATTCTTCAACTCGCGAATCTATGATGAAGCCAGACGATACAGTGCTTTCAAAATAGGTGACGTACCTGACACCagatcaatgccaaactcaacttcccgAACAGGAGGGAAACCCGGAATCTCTtcaggaaaaacatcaggaaatTCATTGACAATAGACAAACTCCTTATACCAACGCTCCCAGCAGACAAATAAGCGGAATAAATTAGGTATCCTTCCCCTCTAGAGTCCAGAGATCGACATGCTTTTAAAGCAGATACCAATGACATTGAGGGTCGCGCTCtttcaccatagaaaaaccagctgtAACCATCGATCGGGTGAAATTGTACAATTCTCTGGTAACCATCCACAGAAACTCGGTACCTGGTCAACATATaaattcccaaaatgcaatcaaaatcctccatcgctaatACCATGAGATTCACTATCAgaacattaccctcaaactctaagaGACAACCAAGAACTAGGCGTTTAGCCAATGTTAACTGACCAGTCGGGTAGAAACAGAAATCACTATGTCTAGAGCAATATAAGGTAACTTGTGACGTTTGACAAAATGTGCGgatatgaaggaatgagatgcaccaataAAAATAAGTACAAAAGTAGGTATACTGCATAAAACAACATACGCAATAAccctctcattctcctccactgcctggtCATGACTCAGTGCAAACACCTAACTAGAGGCACACAGTCGTAGATAAGATCCTTCCGCTGCTTGCCCTGATGGCCTCTGCTGCACATTAGTCTgggaaccagaaccagaacctccTTATACCCCAGCCTGTGGACAATCCATCTTAAGATGACCAATCTCCAAGCTTCTGTGGCTTTGCGGCACCTGTCCGTCGGATGGTTCTCCCCATAGTGATCACACTTGCATTTCTTCCCAAACCGCATCATACCACCCAATCTTGAGAAAGAAGTAGAAGAAGCAGACTTCTTAAAAGACCGAGCACAGGGACCCAAAAAACTCGCAGGTTAAGAAGACTGAAATGACTTAGCTCGATTCATACTGATCTTTACTTGCCGACACCGGTTCACTAAACTCTCATAGGAAGTGGGATAATCACACACCGTGACTCGGTCAAAAATATCCTGGTTCAGCCCCTGCAATAAATGATCGTACTTTACCTCAGAACTGGCGCCAATATGTGGACAATACGGAAGGAGATCAATAAAATTCTGCTGGTACTTGTCCACAGACAAAGATCCATGCTTCAGATTAAACAACTCAATGGCCTTCGCATGGCGAAGAGATGGATAAAAATACAGCTGATAGAACAATCTGCATAAATCTGGCCACCAAACATGTCCATGCTCCTGAAGTACTGGTGCAGACGTGGACTTCCACCACTTACG comes from the Henckelia pumila isolate YLH828 chromosome 1, ASM3356847v2, whole genome shotgun sequence genome and includes:
- the LOC140864620 gene encoding uncharacterized protein, with the protein product MQMADRDEESQGSVGRWGDGDSPRHPRAHCHHREVRRHFELHIFVQIGPKLLVGMEALNFLLEGRIRKWWKSTSAPVLQEHGHVWWPDLCRLFYQLYFYPSLRHAKAIELFNLKHGSLSVDKYQQNFIDLLPYCPHIGASSEVKYDHLLQGLNQDIFDRVTVCDYPTSYESLVNRCRLGGMMRFGKKCKCDHYGENHPTDRCRKATEAWRLVILRWIVHRLGYKEVLVLVPRLMCSRGHQGKQRKDLIYDCVPLVRYRVSVDGYQRIVQFHPIDGYSWFFYGERARPSMSLVSALKACRSLDSRGEGYLIYSAYLSAGSVGIRSLSIVNEFPDVFPEEIPGFPPVREVEFGIDLVSGTSPILKALYRLASS